Proteins from a genomic interval of Halorussus rarus:
- a CDS encoding glycerate kinase type-2 family protein, producing MIPDVDAVDDPARRLALECVVAGIEAAEPATVVAEQLSLDGPTLVVGGERYDLDDYDEVIVVGGGNAAATAASALEALLGERLDRGAVVTDNPAETDRVEVLPGDHPVPSERGVRSTRAMIDIAASAGADDLVVGIVTGGGSALMPAPADGIGLADLQATTEGLLASGATIGEINAVRKHCSDLKGGQLAEAASPATVLGLVFSDVVGNRLDVVASGPLTPDESTFADAMEVLERYDVDVPEAVSTRLRRGSEGGYPETPGPDDEAFATVSQHVLADGTTALDAAAAAAREAGYEPLALSSRIRGEAREAAKVLTGVAEECAATGTPVEPPAVLLSGGETTVTIRGDGVGGPNQEFALSAALELGEPEVVVASVDTDGIDGSSEAAGGIATRATADPVDEARAALADNDAGSFLERRDGLIVTGPTGTNVNDLRVFVVPER from the coding sequence ATGATACCAGACGTCGACGCGGTCGACGACCCGGCGCGACGCCTCGCCCTCGAGTGCGTGGTCGCCGGCATCGAGGCCGCGGAGCCCGCGACCGTCGTCGCCGAGCAGTTGTCGCTGGACGGGCCGACCCTCGTCGTCGGCGGCGAGCGATACGACCTCGACGACTACGACGAGGTGATCGTCGTCGGCGGCGGCAACGCGGCCGCCACCGCCGCGAGCGCGCTCGAAGCCCTCCTGGGCGAACGGCTCGACCGCGGTGCGGTGGTCACCGACAACCCGGCGGAGACCGACCGCGTCGAGGTCCTGCCCGGCGATCACCCCGTGCCGAGCGAGCGCGGCGTCCGGAGTACGCGGGCGATGATCGATATCGCGGCGTCGGCCGGCGCGGACGACCTGGTCGTCGGAATCGTCACCGGCGGCGGGAGCGCGCTCATGCCCGCGCCGGCCGACGGTATCGGCCTCGCGGACCTCCAGGCGACCACCGAGGGGCTGCTGGCGAGCGGCGCGACCATCGGGGAGATCAACGCGGTCCGCAAGCACTGCTCGGACCTCAAAGGCGGTCAGCTCGCCGAGGCGGCCTCGCCGGCGACGGTGCTCGGCCTGGTGTTCAGCGACGTCGTGGGCAACCGGCTCGACGTCGTCGCCAGCGGTCCGCTGACGCCCGACGAGTCGACCTTCGCCGACGCCATGGAGGTTCTAGAACGCTACGACGTCGACGTCCCCGAAGCGGTTTCGACGCGACTCCGCCGGGGCAGCGAGGGGGGCTACCCCGAGACGCCCGGTCCGGACGACGAGGCCTTCGCGACCGTGTCCCAGCACGTGCTCGCGGACGGGACCACCGCGCTCGACGCGGCCGCCGCGGCGGCGCGCGAGGCCGGCTACGAACCGCTGGCGCTGAGTTCGCGGATTCGCGGTGAGGCCCGGGAGGCGGCGAAGGTCCTGACCGGCGTCGCGGAGGAGTGCGCCGCCACCGGGACGCCGGTCGAGCCCCCGGCGGTCCTGCTGTCGGGCGGCGAGACGACCGTGACCATCAGGGGCGACGGCGTCGGCGGCCCGAACCAGGAGTTCGCGCTGAGCGCGGCCCTCGAACTCGGCGAACCGGAGGTGGTCGTCGCCAGCGTCGACACCGACGGCATCGACGGCAGTTCCGAGGCCGCCGGCGGAATCGCGACCCGGGCGACCGCCGATCCCGTCGACGAGGCCCGGGCGGCGCTCGCGGACAACGACGCCGGGAGCTTCCTCGAGCGCCGCGACGGTCTGATAGTAACCGGCCCGACCGGGACGAACGTCAACGACCTCCGGGTGTTCGTGGTGCCCGAGCGATGA
- a CDS encoding amidohydrolase family protein: MRIDVHSHLLPEPYVDRLLELDAPVGLEAEGDQLYMIHQRSGTASVAAGNRIPVNEGFTDVEARFEWMDEHDVERTLVSVSTPNPLHDAFAPEQSTELIRAINDGFADLQSAYPDRIAGLGMLPLREPEAAVAEVDRIATDLGLAGIALPTSVNGRKLSAPELAPVFDRVDDRGLTAFVHPHGNALSDELGPDESFLNPLVVFPTETTFQIARLIYDGFFDDHDFDVVLSHMGGALLQLAGRLNRGRDEIDDPDARPDRPVVEYLREFYYDCISFHRPALAAAIDTVGIEQFVFGTDFPFDEEDTRTIVADVEAVVESETDRERLMHSTAASLFDL, translated from the coding sequence ATGCGGATAGACGTCCACAGTCACCTCCTGCCCGAGCCGTACGTCGACCGCCTCCTGGAACTCGACGCGCCCGTCGGCCTGGAGGCGGAGGGCGACCAGTTGTACATGATTCATCAGCGCTCCGGGACCGCCAGCGTCGCGGCGGGCAACCGGATCCCCGTCAACGAGGGGTTCACCGACGTCGAAGCCAGGTTCGAGTGGATGGACGAACACGACGTCGAGCGGACGCTCGTCTCCGTGTCCACGCCGAACCCGCTCCACGACGCGTTCGCGCCCGAGCAGTCGACGGAGCTGATCCGCGCCATCAACGACGGTTTCGCCGACCTCCAGTCGGCGTACCCGGACCGGATCGCCGGCCTCGGCATGCTCCCGCTCCGCGAGCCGGAGGCGGCGGTCGCCGAGGTCGACCGCATCGCGACGGACCTGGGCCTCGCCGGTATCGCGCTGCCGACGTCGGTCAACGGCCGGAAGCTGTCCGCGCCGGAACTCGCGCCCGTCTTCGACCGGGTCGACGACCGCGGACTGACCGCGTTCGTCCACCCGCACGGGAACGCCCTCAGCGACGAACTCGGCCCCGACGAGTCGTTTCTCAACCCGCTGGTCGTCTTCCCCACCGAGACGACGTTTCAGATCGCTCGGCTCATCTACGACGGGTTCTTCGACGACCACGACTTCGACGTCGTGCTCTCGCACATGGGCGGCGCCCTCCTCCAGCTCGCCGGGCGGCTGAACAGGGGTCGCGACGAGATCGACGACCCCGACGCGCGGCCCGACAGGCCGGTCGTCGAGTACCTTCGGGAGTTCTACTACGACTGCATCTCGTTCCACCGCCCCGCGCTCGCGGCCGCGATCGACACGGTCGGCATCGAGCAGTTCGTGTTCGGGACGGACTTCCCGTTCGACGAGGAGGACACCCGTACCATCGTCGCCGACGTCGAGGCCGTCGTCGAGTCGGAGACCGACCGGGAGCGGCTCATGCACTCGACCGCGGCGTCGCTCTTCGACCTGTAG
- a CDS encoding ABC transporter permease, giving the protein MIGSVARKLGLGSSGGEWYTVDNTRATRWGLSALGIVLLLAFWEGATTMLALNPQYFPGPVDVVDELARIWGAITFVLPNTLSAAFVGYFIALALSVAVAIPLVANERLLNALMPFIVGINTVPRIALTPLVIYWVSFVTVSGLAMANYVMAVWVAFFPMLIAAIDGFSDVDESTENMLEIYGATTWQEFKYVRLRKGLPFIFDGMKIGFILAMIGAVVGEFVSGTPGIGSMASSAIGRTSISRAFAIVLVLGFISTGVVFAIYLIESRVIFWRESSIMGDN; this is encoded by the coding sequence ATGATCGGGAGCGTCGCGCGGAAACTGGGACTCGGCTCCTCGGGCGGGGAGTGGTACACGGTCGACAACACGCGGGCGACTCGGTGGGGGCTGTCGGCGCTGGGTATCGTCCTCCTGCTCGCGTTCTGGGAGGGGGCGACGACGATGCTGGCGCTCAACCCGCAGTACTTCCCCGGACCGGTCGACGTCGTCGACGAACTCGCCCGCATCTGGGGAGCGATCACGTTCGTGCTGCCGAACACGCTCTCGGCGGCCTTCGTCGGGTACTTCATCGCCCTGGCGCTGTCCGTCGCCGTCGCGATACCGCTGGTCGCGAACGAGCGGCTGCTGAACGCCCTCATGCCGTTCATCGTGGGCATCAACACCGTTCCCCGAATCGCGCTGACCCCGCTGGTCATCTACTGGGTGAGCTTCGTCACCGTCTCCGGACTGGCCATGGCGAACTACGTCATGGCGGTGTGGGTCGCCTTCTTCCCCATGCTGATCGCCGCCATCGACGGCTTCAGCGACGTCGACGAGTCGACGGAGAACATGCTCGAGATATACGGCGCGACGACCTGGCAGGAGTTCAAGTACGTCCGGCTCCGGAAGGGGCTCCCGTTCATCTTCGACGGGATGAAGATCGGGTTCATCCTGGCGATGATCGGGGCGGTCGTGGGCGAGTTCGTCAGCGGGACGCCCGGCATCGGGTCGATGGCCTCCTCGGCGATCGGCCGGACGAGCATCTCGCGGGCGTTCGCCATCGTCCTCGTGCTGGGGTTCATCAGCACCGGCGTGGTGTTCGCCATCTACCTGATTGAGAGCAGGGTCATCTTCTGGCGGGAGTCCTCCATCATGGGTGATAACTGA
- a CDS encoding ABC transporter permease, with protein sequence MSMRSNRRLWQARRWIKRQLPTVVAGVVMLLLWEGIARYIDNNRIVASIPYTQRQLMAELDTVSIKVTETFTSVVVAFVLAAIAGVLLGVVIAEVFTIRQMSMPLIIFAYAVPHPVLAPMFVIWFLVGSDVVLFTFTGPSAYLFGSVTVEQAQQVVAINGVTTFGAWVGFFPVFINTITGMNELEERFEHLGTVLGATRWQMVKYFRFWRALPNIASSMKSTVQLSIVGVIVAEFIASSQGIGYQIVLAWKNADLGYMFGVVLVIMVGSYIFYQTVVWALKTVTPPGSV encoded by the coding sequence ATGTCGATGAGATCGAACCGACGGCTCTGGCAGGCCCGGCGGTGGATCAAGCGACAGCTACCGACCGTCGTCGCGGGCGTCGTGATGCTCCTCCTCTGGGAGGGCATCGCCCGGTACATCGACAACAACCGCATCGTCGCCAGCATCCCGTACACCCAGCGGCAACTGATGGCCGAACTCGACACGGTCAGCATCAAGGTCACCGAGACGTTCACCTCGGTGGTCGTCGCGTTCGTCCTCGCGGCCATCGCGGGCGTCCTGCTCGGCGTCGTGATCGCCGAGGTGTTCACGATCCGCCAGATGTCGATGCCGCTCATCATCTTCGCGTACGCGGTGCCCCACCCGGTGCTCGCGCCGATGTTCGTCATCTGGTTCCTGGTGGGCAGCGACGTCGTGCTGTTCACCTTCACGGGCCCCTCCGCGTACCTCTTCGGCTCGGTCACCGTCGAGCAGGCCCAGCAGGTCGTGGCGATAAACGGCGTCACGACGTTCGGGGCCTGGGTCGGGTTCTTCCCGGTGTTCATCAACACCATCACCGGGATGAACGAGCTCGAGGAGCGGTTCGAGCACCTCGGCACCGTGCTCGGAGCCACGCGGTGGCAGATGGTCAAGTACTTCCGGTTCTGGCGGGCGCTGCCCAACATCGCGAGCAGCATGAAGTCGACCGTCCAGCTCTCCATCGTGGGCGTCATCGTCGCCGAGTTCATCGCCTCCTCGCAGGGCATCGGCTACCAGATCGTGCTGGCCTGGAAGAACGCCGACCTCGGGTACATGTTCGGCGTGGTCCTGGTCATCATGGTCGGCTCCTACATCTTCTACCAGACGGTCGTGTGGGCGCTGAAGACCGTGACGCCGCCGGGCTCGGTCTGA
- a CDS encoding HalOD1 output domain-containing protein, with protein sequence MSMGNENGSRTDGNAGTEIYHRKVTPDVEEATRSLLRLVANLENCEVTDLPPLYDCIDHMVEHLFDSPPSPEAQTELEFSYFGYRIRIDQSGNVSLKKLADIERDGD encoded by the coding sequence ATGTCGATGGGAAACGAGAACGGAAGCCGAACCGACGGCAACGCTGGAACCGAAATCTACCACCGGAAGGTGACGCCTGACGTCGAGGAGGCCACACGGAGTCTCCTCAGGCTCGTTGCAAACCTGGAGAACTGCGAGGTGACCGACCTCCCGCCGCTCTACGACTGCATCGACCACATGGTCGAGCATCTGTTCGACAGTCCGCCCTCTCCCGAGGCCCAGACGGAACTCGAGTTCTCGTACTTCGGCTACCGGATTCGCATCGACCAGAGCGGGAACGTCTCGCTGAAGAAACTCGCCGACATCGAGCGGGACGGGGACTGA
- a CDS encoding DUF1684 domain-containing protein, translating into MSTDWRETIRRRRSEKDDYFGEHPRSPIPDGERDAFEGLDYFPLDEDFRFVLPLHEHDDVERITVATSTEGDQEYHRIGEFRFEVDGEEITLQAYKADLDDDRLWVPFRDATSGDETYGAGRYLDLEPDDHRTDDGEWVVNFNEAYNPTCAYSDRYECPLPPTENWLDVRIEAGERTYR; encoded by the coding sequence ATGAGCACGGACTGGAGAGAGACCATCAGACGGCGTCGGTCCGAAAAGGACGACTACTTCGGCGAGCATCCCCGGTCGCCCATCCCGGACGGCGAGCGCGACGCGTTCGAGGGACTCGACTACTTCCCTCTCGACGAGGACTTCCGCTTCGTCCTTCCGCTCCACGAGCACGACGACGTCGAGCGAATCACCGTGGCCACGAGCACCGAGGGCGATCAGGAGTACCACCGTATCGGCGAGTTCCGGTTCGAGGTCGACGGCGAGGAGATCACCCTGCAGGCGTACAAGGCCGACCTCGACGACGACCGGCTCTGGGTCCCGTTCCGCGACGCGACCAGCGGCGACGAGACGTACGGCGCCGGCCGGTACCTCGACCTCGAACCCGACGACCACCGGACCGACGACGGCGAGTGGGTGGTCAACTTCAACGAGGCGTACAACCCGACCTGCGCGTACTCCGACCGGTACGAGTGCCCGCTCCCGCCGACGGAGAACTGGCTCGACGTCCGCATCGAGGCCGGCGAGAGGACGTACCGGTAA